TTATGCGCATCCAAAAAGACCCTCAAGACAAGCAAAGAGTTCATAAAAGGTAAACTGGAAGAAGCTCTTTTAACCACAGCTTTTGGCTCGGACACCctattattttacaaaatacaCACCAGAACCACATTATggttatattttatagtttttttttgcatattttgtatAGATTGTTTGTCTAAacaagttaaataaaaatggaataaTAAGAAAAATGCTTTTTGACTTTCTTCTGGGTTGAAGCAACAAAGACACTCTTTATAAAAGCATTTAGTGTGCATCACTTCCAGCAGCCCCACCTTACTGATAAATCACTCAAACTTTCCCAAATAATCATACAATAAAGTATGTTTTAATAAGTAAGTTTATGATGGGGGATCTACTTGTTTTTATCTCCTGTAGCAAAGATGTTTAACTTAAAGTTTTTGTATTTATCACTTTTGCATGCTTGTTctgctctgtttgtttatgtgcatctaaaaaaaaaactctaaacaAGCAAAGAGTTCATAAAAGGTAAAGTGGAAGCTCTTTTAACCACATCTTTTGGCTTGGACACTCTATATTATtccaaaaatacacaacaaGAACCACATTAAGAGTTTCCACTTAAATCTGAGACTTTGCAGAGATGGATCTGAAAATACACACAGGTAATAAGTAGTGTGTGAATCCGCATACCTCCATTATGTCCTGTGCTTATGTGACCAAACACTGCATGGCTAACCCGCAGACACAAACAAGACAGCTGGGGGTTTACaatgacagcaaaaaaaaaagcgcaCCAGCTCAATGCGGCATCAGTCTGCCGCTGGTGCTTTATGGAGGCTGGCGTCACTCAGTCTGCAGGCTCAGATAGGCTAATTACCTAATGCTTTATCACCACGACACCCCTGCCCAAAAAAGTAAACACGCCAGCTTCCTTTTTACTACGACAGCAACTAGTCATTTTACTGCTACACAAATCCAGGACCTGCCCTATATAACCTCTAAACGCACACCTTGACCTTATAGTGTAGGCTGCAATATGGAACCAGAAGTATAATGGCATCCATAATCATCCTAGAAGATGTCAAGTACAAAAGAAACCCGTAATAACACTTAAATGTGTGCTCAAAATAGTAGACTTATCTATTGATTACTGATCTATCCTCAGTTATAacattattattctatttgtctTACCCCACTTATGTcaatatatgaaaataatatattagaatatttcatCATCAAACAGTTGCACATTATTAGATAAGTATTCAACAACAACTATCTTGAATATTCAACTTGGCAACAAATCCACAACGACATAtgacataaaaaatattatacaaaCTATACAAAGTGTGTTTATGTACTCACCGCTGTTGTGATAATAACATGTGCACCGCAGACAGCCAGTGTGCGTGTGGAGACTTCCCTGTAGTCTGTAGTATAGGTCGAGCCAGCACACTGCAACAGAGaaggtgtgtgtctgtttgtttgtatacgtgcacgtgtgtgtgtgtgtgtgttagagcgTGTGTTGACGTCGAATTGTCAAGTCAGCCTCAATACATACTGCATCCAGTTCaacgtttcaaaataaaagcgttgTTGATTAAATGTATAGCCTATGTGTTGCAAGGTGTCAGccgaaaacaaaaataattagcCTGTTCAAGTAGACCTAGAGATGCTcgtgtcataaatgatgtcataaatacaaaaagaaaaaaataaaggaaataagaGAGGTATGGGGGCTATAATTTCCATTTATGTTATAGGTTATATGATTTTTACATATCCTATTTGTAGCCTACACACCATTAGATGGTGATGGTGACAAATTTTGCTGCATAAAGAAAGGGCAAGATCTGTATGTTTTATATACTTAAGAAATAATTTTCAACTCATCAATAGCTAAttacaacaaaatattaatatttttcataatttcttttgttgctatttttgcaaattaaggatagatttttttgtaaaaaaatcaaGTTAAATAACAATTAACAGGTCCAATGATAATTCtgctttaatacttttttttttaaattacattcataattttaaaatgaaattaaataaaaatgctttactttctTCTGGTGTTGAAGCAACAAAGACATAGAACAAACATTGATGAATGgaacaacacaaacataaaatacatgttATATTAGGAATCAATATTAAGTCATTtatctatatttaaaataaggGAATATAATCAGTAAATCATAGCATTATATAGGCTACATGTGAATTTACACAATCAATACAtttctatatattttcatttagcaATTCATTAATATATAACTCACCACTTCCATGACTCCTGACGCCTCAGCAATTTCCGCTTTTACTGTGAAGGCACAGTGACACCACTTTCCGGTCCTGTGGTGCTGGCAGTGTGCGTATTGACGCAGGTCTGCAGAGCCCGGAGCCTCCTCCGCTCCTCCAGCAGCCCCAGACCGAGCGAGCGCCACACAGCCTCGGCGGCGTCAGCCTGGCTGGAACCGCAGCGCAGCGCCTGCATGGAAGATCCCTccgcctcccccccccaccctcctcctggAACTTTCCCAGGATTTCAGGGATTTCAGATTCAGGCGCCGCAGCTGCATCGTGAGTCTCATCCACGGTCCCACCTGAGCCATCCATGCCTCAGTCTCCCAGTCATTGGAGgccaggaagaagaaaaacaatccCACCTGTTCCTCTTTCCAGAcaacaatgaatgaatggataaaACAGAACACATGCTGCAGTAGTCTTATAATGTTCTatacagtgtgtctgtgttatCGTTCTTAAAGTTAAATATCTATTCTTTGGTATTATTCTTGTATTAATGCATGGTTAATTGGTAATAGCTCATAACATTAAAAAAGATAGATATCTATTCTTTGGTATTATTCTTGTATTAATGCATGGTTAATTTGGTTGCTCATATTATAGCtcataataacattaatagAGATTAAGGTGCTTTATTCCCAGTTTATCTGAATGTTTAATTTCAGTAATTGTTTAACTTTTATATCAGAGTGTGAAGTTATAGCAATTCCAACTGTGACTTAATATAACATACCATTAATTAAATAACTATTTCGGCTATTACGTGTATGTGCACgtgtgcacacgcacacgcattgCACCTgtagcctaaaaaaaaaaaaaagtgtaaaaaggAGGAACCGTCCTCCACCAAGAATACAACAGTGTTTTGAAAtcaagcttttgtgttttttatttttttttcatcttctaATGGAAGTTGTGGCATTATCTATTGTCGGGAGCCATACTAGAGGTCTCTTCTCATTGCGGATGGATACGATCCTTTATTGGGAGTGCCGTGACTAGTCCAGTTAATGACGCAAGCCCCGGCTGGCGACAGTGAGTCTacaagtttgacattttcagtTTACAGCAACTGCTGCGGAACGTAACAATACTCCAGACACCAAGTGAAAGCACTCTGGGGATCCTgtcaaaaaaaacctttttgttttccaaccACCACCAGGTgggtcatcatcatcaacatgcACCACCAGGATAAGCTATAAGCCACAAAAAAAGGTGGTGGTCTATCAAAGCCAATGGTTTCCAAAAATGTGGTCTGAGGACCCGCAGGGGAGACGTGTGAGGAGGTCCCTTTGGTAAACCCAGGAGCACTTAATGAGCTGTTTGTTCAAGCTTTAGATATAAGCATAAcaagaaaacaaccaaataaGACTTATTCTTATCATCTATTTAGGCATCACATAGAAGTTTAAGTGAATCGGAGGCAGATCAATGAAATACCATCCTCATGTAAAAACTCGTCACCTTTTCCGGTGAAGAGTCCTGAGGCAGGAAACTAGAAAAAGAGCAGCCAGATTGTGATGCATTGGCTCTGTGCGTCGTGTCTggtggcagacagacagacagagaggcaggcaGGGCACACAAACAGGATGTGCTCCCCGGGGCTCCGAGAGGCCCCAGAGACATCCGCATCAGTGCGGAGCCTAGACCTCAGGCTTGCATAAGAAAACAGCAGTATGAAGAACTTCATTTACTCAGACCGCAAAAAATGCCTGCTGGCCAAGAAGATGTCCATGTGAGGTTTAGGAGACAAGCAAAGTGGATGACTTTGGTGATAAATTATGTAATCGTGAGTTTCCCCCACTCTCTTTCATGTCAAGAAACTCCTAACATTTATAACCCTCTAACAATTCATACAGCTGATCCCAGCTATCTTCATCTGAGGATTTTAgcttttaaatctaattttaaatCCTGCAGATTTCTTGTAATAATacacaactaaaaaaaaaattaaggaacatttttttaGAATGGCACACCTGTTCTAccattatatatttgatgttGAACCAACATTAATGGGTTATAAGAGTGGCATTTAAAAACGTAAGGGGACGCACAACAGAAGTGATGGTACCTGTCCACACTTGGCGTTTTTTTAATCTCATGGATCGTCtcacttcccagcattggacgattgatgggctgccactagataCAAGgcacaaggcacctgattggacaaacgctttccctcatgagctgctgctcccagcttccAAACCGGAACCAACTAACGGCTCATTTGGACtatcacaaaaatagttcaccgaaatgtgtttctgaaaacattttatgggagaaataagccgtgcagttgcagaatctgtctttatttcggATCGACGagggttagtttaaaagtttcttgggagtttccagaggcggcgagtcgcgccgGATGCCcctgatttacataaagtagcctTCTTTATTGCTTTGAATTTGATGTTCAATtctagatttatttatttatttatttaggtactttttactttaaaacTTAGATGTGAATTAGTTACatagtttataataaagtcaaagaTTATTAATTTCTGACAGTGTCTAATGTTTTTGCGGGGGGTGGGGTGGTATCGGCTATCAGCTTTTTCCAGCTCAaaactatcgttattatatcgGTTAATCCACTATCTGTTGACCTCTATCGGCCATAAAAAAGTAGATTTTGTGCACTTTGTGTGATCAGGGGATTAGTTTAGTTAAGAGTTCATGTTTGAATGGTCTGAAGCGTGAATGCCTACAGGTGTGGCTGTGTGAACATACCCCTATATAAGGAAAAGCATTTGTGTTACTTTCATTAGATAATTATCCAGTCTATGGGCAGGGTGATGGTTTCTGTAtggattgtgattgtgattgctGGATGTCTCCTGATGGTCGTTGGTGGTGTCAGGCAGCAGACGGAGGTTGCCTGAGCATTTCAACTTCTGGAAAATGGTGAAAGGGGTTCAGGTGGTAGCTCGGCGGATTGATGACGTTACCAGGAGACTGGGCAGTACAGCAGGAGACAAGGTCAATGTCGTTTGCATATGACAACACCTAAACAAGACCCTTGTGTAGCCGAAAATTGCAGGAGTACAGCTTGATCCTTTAAAATTGACTTCCACCGTGCTACTGGAGTTCACTTATCCAACCAGAGTGTGAAGAATCAACTCCATGACGATGGTATGAGAGCCAGACGACGGGTCACAGGCTCTGTTCTCACTGCAGAATACTGTACAGCACGACTGAACTTTGCATCTGAACACCAGAACTGGAAACTTCGTCACTGGAGTGCGGTACTCTTCGAAGATGAGAGCAAGTTTCCACTAATGAATGACGCCAGGGAGACGCCAGGGAGACGCCAGGGAGAGCGGTACGCTGACTGCAACTTTGTAGAAATTGATAGCTACGGTGGAGACTCGGTCATGGTTTAGGCCGGAGTGTGTTTGGGTACACAGACCTACACATGTTCGGCAGAGGAGGTCTAACAGCTGTAAGATACTGCAGTGAAATCCTGGAGCTTATTGTCAGACCATCTGCAAGGCGCTGTTGGTGATAACTTCCTCATAATGCAGGATAATGCAGGATAATGCGGTGTTAATGATTTTAACACCGCACACAGCTCGGGTATCCGGGACCGTCCTTGAGGACAAAGTTCTCTCTGTGATAGACCGGCCGGCCAGGTCTCCTGACCTTAACCCAATCGAGCATGTCTGGGACACACTATCCAGGTGTGTTAGAGGCAGAAAAAATCCATCCAGGACATAGCCCAAAATGACATCGCACGGATCATCAGGAGTATGCCAAAGTGTGTGAACACGAGCGGAAGGCACACAAGTTATTAGTGAACATTTGAggtgaataaatgtaattttacctACAAATGACTAAGAATATGTTTTCAATCTGTTGTTGGTGCATGTTTTTGTATGAGGGTTCTTTAAGGGTCAAATtgtataaatacaaattattattttggtgattaaaaatattatttaaattatatttgttccTGTAATTTGGTTGAGTAGTGTATTTAACAGATCTGTTCCTGAGACCAGTTCCCTCTGAAGGATGCCTGACAGAGACCCCGGTCCCTAATTTTGGAACCAATGACCTAAGATGAAAGCAGAgccgtaccatgcagtggaaacacgACTATAGTCACACTGTGCTCCCTCCCTGTGTGTTAAGATAGTGCATCTACAAATGGAGTAAGATACCAAGCACTTCAAGAAAGATTACATTAGCAGGGTGAGGCGCATACAAAGAGACTGGAGGCTGACTGATGGCAGATCAGAATACAGCGTATAAAGTTTCAAATGTTAAAACACTGTTTAAACTATTGAGAAATCACTGGTTCAGgcctgcttttattttttacaaacgGCTAACTCCTTTAGCTCAGCAAGGCTTTCTACGAAAATACAAAATGTAGATCACACAATGCACCAGTTTAAGCTTGTCTCTACTGGCTTCCTGTCACGGTATGATTGATTCTCAGCAGGTCTATAGAGCAGGGATTTCTGGCTGTTCCCAGAAAAAGGTGGAAAACTAGGAATTCATgcttttgctgttgttgttgctcatCGACTCCCAAAGAGCCTCCCACAAAGTGTCAGAGAAGCCAAATTAGTTcactttttgaaaacatatGTTTCTTGattttataaatttatatattctGTGATTTGTGCATTTTACAGCattgtttttatatagttttctCTATCTatatttattctctctctctttttcctcctgttaagcactttgtaacttctgttttgaaaagtgctacgtaaagtttgttgttatttttattttatactgcTAGTAGTAGGGATGCAACAATTATTGATTATGGTGACAAcgttaaatgtcttgttttgtcataacagtccaaaaaaaaacaagcaacatAAAATCAAATAAGGCAGAAAATTCTAACATTTGAACAACTGGGATCATCAAATATTTCGCATGTTCGCAAGAGAAAATACTTAAACGATTAgtcattatcaaaatagttgcagattaaatTTCTGTTGACCGCCTAATCGGTTAATTGACTAAAGTTTGCAACTGTAGTTAGtagtttaataattattatgaaatcataaatcatagacatttttattttggttcAAGTCATCCAGCCCATCAACCCACGGCCATGTTTCCTCAGAAATACACTCCCTCCCTTTTGAAAATCTCACATAGTAACATTAATTCTACAAGATTATCAGATCCTCCACATTTCACTACGAGTCTCTCTCACTTACAGCTGATTGGCCACAAAATAAACATCAAGTAACTTAGTACGCGGATCAGTCGTACGGACATTCTGTAAGCCGTGGCAACAGAAATGTGCGTGTAACGGCGGCCATCACAAGCCATAatccaaatataaaaaaaggcaGGGCCATGAAGAACTCCCAACTGTGTCTGGACAGGAAAAATATGTGATAAACTGTACTTTGTTCTTGATTACAGTGAATGATAGACACAGTTGTCAATCCCACCTCATCCAAAGGTGTGATGACCCTATCACAGGCTGTCTCTACGAGACACCAGGGCTCGTCTGATTGGCTAGTCAGTCTTCTGTGGTGACTGCAGCTTCCAGGCTCCGGTGAAGTAGCGCAGGCGAATGATGATCAGGTCTCGTCCCATCTGCAGCCAGCTCCAAAACGGGACCAGCTTGGATCCTGGCAGAGCAAACGCACACGCACTTCATTCTCAAGTGATGCTTTTATAGGAAATATGCCAGGTTGCTGATAGgttatttattactgcttaGCCATGCAATAGCTCCATCAGAAAAGACTTAAATCACAGTTgggttgggcgatatgacgGTAGAGATGTGTCCACCGGTAGAGATTTGGCAATACCGTTTCCGCTGTGGTAGCTATTCTTGCGTGATCTTGTGATTATCGCGTGATCCTGCGATCTTGCGAATCCAGCTGGCTCTCAAGGTAATGTGATTTGGGCAGAcacggaggaggagagtgaagtAGAGCAGGAGGAGGCATCCCAACCAACCccaaaatgaggaaaaactctgGGTACATCATTACTAGACATTTGCACACTGTATACTGTTTATTTTGACAGTGTTTTGTCAGCTTTATGAAATGAAGGATACGCAAATCCTGCAGGAAAGAATTTTTTTCTTTCGGTATAGATAcaaatttgtgtgattttttatattgcttccattttttaagaattttagttttactgttttGAGTCCTTGTTTTTAACTCAAGTGGTGTCTCATGtgaggcagtttttttttttgtatggaagttccaaataaatgaagaaaatatcaaatgtgatgaagtacattatggttattttaaaccatttcCTAATTGAATTTACAGAACAATTACTGTATCGTGATATGTACCGTCACcgtgatataaaaatacatacaccgtgatagaagattttggccatatcgcccacccATCAGCTAAGGTAAGTAgtggaaaaaatgttttataaactgAGTGAATCATCGACAGGAAAGCAACACTCACACAGATAAACGAAACATGCAAAAGAGAACAAAAAGAACAAATCCCACAAGGATGAACGACTATAAACACCTACAATATGCAATTATTAACaaaatgttaatgaaaataaGGAATAACTACAAGATATATGAAATCAGCCGACTTACAAAGGCATGCGACAGAGATATTTATAGAACAACGATAGATAGGACAGTGGGAGGACACATGTCCACATATTCCATGAAAATCCTACCTTCTATTTCAGTCCAGTTGACCGCCACCTCTGCTACGGGGATTTTAAAACACTGGGCAATATACAGGAGCTCCACATCAAAAGCCCTGTGAGAAGGAAGATGAAagaaacagatgtttaaaaGAAGCATTCAAATTCATGTTcaaacaattatttattattatcagaaAATATTAATGCCCCTACATGCACACACGGGTGTTTTCACTTATGTTGCCTGATTAGACCTCGGGCTCTGCTCATTTCTCAATTTTATGCCTCTGTGTCTCCTCCGATCTCGAAAGGAATCGAAGATGCATATtaacattatgaaaaaaaaactcttttaaCACAAAAGCACATGACAACTGCAATCGTATCAGCACACTAAGtaataaagtgtgcatgttgGGAGTCCTCACCATCGTTCTACATGGAGACAAGAGAAGGTCTTGAGCGCAGCCTCACGTGTGAAAAGCTTGAAGCCGCATTGTGTGTCCTTGATCCCTCTCACACAGAGGAACCACACCAGGAAGTGAAAGCCATACATCAGGAATGTACGAAACATAGATCGCTGTGGAAGAGACACAACTGTGGTCATTTAATGGTTCGACGGACACGGTCTATAATACTacgaaaaaaagacaaatagacATTTACCTGAGCTACCGAGTCTTGCTCCAGGTGAGCTCTCGACCCACAGGAAATTGCCATGTTCTCCTAAATGTAGACAGATTATTTTTAGAAAGGCCACACACTTAACCACCTTACAACCTAACAACAAAAAGTGAACAGCAGCACCACACCGGTTTAGGGTTGAGCTCGTTCAGTCCAGCCTCCACTTTGTCAATGTCAGAAAACTTTGTGGCTCCGTCAGCATCTGCCATCAGaatgaatttccctctggagcTCAGAGTTCCCTTTAAgagaaacaacatgaaaatcaaCACAAAGTCAAATCCATACTGCTGCTTTTGTGCTAAATTCAGACGTACTGTGGGTTTAATAGCTACAGTCTCACCATCCGCACAGCTCCTCCTTTACCCCTGTTCTCCACCAGCGTCAGGACCCGCACTTTATCAGCACCGTACTTCCTGCAGTACCGCAAAGCAACCTGGCAGGACAGcacaacagaaaaaataaatctctatTGGTATCACTTCGCAATGTTTGTTTAGAATATTGGTAACatattccccccaaaaaaaggtttaaaatgaTCACCTCTGTGGTTTTGTCTTTGCTGCCATCGTCAACCACAATGACCTCATAGGTAAAAGAGGGATGCTGTTTCtgcaataaagaaaataacatgagGGATTTATTTCAACCAGGCACGTTTTAAGGTGAATGCTGCCACCTACTGGTCACTTTAAAAATAACTGATCCGGCCATAAGAGCTTTCTTTGTTGAGACTACCTCACCTTTCAGGGGACGATAAAACTGGTTTTATTCTCatttaataattgattgaatcaTTTTCAGGCTCTTTTAATTCCAGGATCAAAGATCGAGTAAGTTTTATTGTCATTCCAGAACATGTTGATACATGAAAGGGAACGAAATCTAGTACTCAGGTCCaggaataagaaagcaataatatacaataataatttcaaaagcaataaaaatcaactataacaaataaaacatataataaatagtaaagaataaaaaatgacGTAGGTGTGAGGGGAGAACATTTAGCCAAATGGCCTCAATTGCACTTGCCCGATGCATAATAATTGTCCCTTTTATCAAACTACAATAAAGTTGTGACTAAGATTTGGTTTAACACTGCCCACACGAGGCTCAGCACTTACCTGTCTGTTTTCCAGGTACTCTGTAGCTTCATCCAACATCACAGGCACTGTAATGACACACACGGGTACTGGTGAGAAAATTTGTTTTCTACAGTTGTCCAGGTTTTGCGGCAACGAGTGCCAAAGGTACAAAGTCGCCTAgggtgttgtttttatttttaaaaaggtgcAATTTGGTGCATTCCAGCCATGATTTTTATCCCTGGCAAAGGCACCAATTTAtgcatgaaaaatataaaataaagcattttacCTTCAAAAAGTATGCCATTTCTCTCCTTACTGAACAAAAAacatgtacttattttaactatCCTATATTTTAGATAAAAAATAACACTAATATCTGTacttattatcttatcttatcttatcttatcttataggcAACCAGAATCAACATCAGttagtaaaagaaaaaaggtcaaATCCTTGTCATTTTCACACTGTCTCTTACTCCGACTGCTCACTGACAATCTTTATTATTACGCCAGTAGTGTAAGTctcaaagacagacacaaaCCTCCTGCTGAGGACTGAGGCAGCATTTTGCCTACTGACAACTTTGGTAAAttctattttcattataaaaataaggAACATTTCAAACACATCTGTACGAACACTGATCAAACACTTTCCCAAAAGGCCACAGGTCAAAATCGgctataaaaatgaaaagcatCTCTAATGCTATGAAATTAAAAATAGGCCtactaaataaatgtattaataaaaaatatatcttgAGCATCAGGAGTGTTTCAATTAGTTCCACCTTCGCTATAAGCTAATAAACTGCCAAAAGATCTTAGATGTGCACCAGAAGTAGCTATTTTTAAATCCAGAttaaaaacatttctatttCCATGCACCTATGATTAAGCTACTAGGTGTTTTACTATGTTATTCCATTTTATGTACTTTGTActatcttttaatcatatttcacATATGGatgttcctttttgtttttatttaagtaaagcaCAATGAATTGCCCCTGTGTACGAAATGAGCTATAGAAATAAACTTGCTATTActattgcaatatttaaaagCTAATTAtttctgtaattgttttatCACGTTCAGACTCGTAATGTGCCCTATCCTATACATTCTATATGTATCCTGTCAATGTGCAATGTAATGCAATTACATAGCTATTTCCCAACTGGGCTAACATTACTTTTTACAGTCTGCTGTGTCTGCGTTCAAGCAAAGCTGAACGCTGATGGAACATCAACAGGTAAAGTCACCAACTGCACAAGTTACTGTGCAGAAGTTCCTGACAAAAACCTGGGTTCATCACTCACTTCGGAGTTCCTCTTGGTAGGCCGGTATCACCACAGAGAGCTCCCTGGAATGGGGATCATGCAGGCTGGGGAAAAGCTCCTTCTCTCCTGTCGCAGTGAGGAAGTATTTCTCCTTCTCGTGGCGTGTCAGGTTCACCATCCCGGCAGTGACGTGGACTATTATGAGCACCTGAAAAGGGAGAAATATGAGAATGTCATTTTGCTACTCTTGCTGTCAGGTAGTTTTTAGAGTTTTTaaacaaatgtgaaaacaagtttaaaacattttaacaaaatCAATTGACAAGAGTTGTGTGAATGTATTTGATACTATAGAACATGTactatttgcataatacctttGATAACTAAATCTGCATGTCTG
This portion of the Sebastes umbrosus isolate fSebUmb1 chromosome 17, fSebUmb1.pri, whole genome shotgun sequence genome encodes:
- the alg5 gene encoding dolichyl-phosphate beta-glucosyltransferase gives rise to the protein MDFLCEIVQALVALAALGFIVVLIIVHVTAGMVNLTRHEKEKYFLTATGEKELFPSLHDPHSRELSVVIPAYQEELRMPVMLDEATEYLENRQKQHPSFTYEVIVVDDGSKDKTTEVALRYCRKYGADKVRVLTLVENRGKGGAVRMGTLSSRGKFILMADADGATKFSDIDKVEAGLNELNPKPENMAISCGSRAHLEQDSVAQRSMFRTFLMYGFHFLVWFLCVRGIKDTQCGFKLFTREAALKTFSCLHVERWAFDVELLYIAQCFKIPVAEVAVNWTEIEGSKLVPFWSWLQMGRDLIIIRLRYFTGAWKLQSPQKTD